In the Alteromonas sp. M12 genome, one interval contains:
- the xthA gene encoding exodeoxyribonuclease III, with protein MKFISFNINGIRARLHQLQALIEKHQPDVIGLQEIKVHNDQFPLEDVAAMGYHVYFHGQKGHYGVAMLCKEQPSDVQYGFPTDDEEAQRRMIMVTYPLPNGESVRVLNGYFPQGENQTHETKYPAKRKFYQDLMGYLNDNHSPDENVIVMGDVNISHTDLDIGIGEENRKRWLRTKKCSFLPEEREWLNTLFDWGFEDGFRTLNPDGGEQYSWFDYRSKGFNDNRGLRIDLILSTSKLHENLKEAGIDYELRGIEKPSDHAPIWATYEF; from the coding sequence ATGAAATTTATATCATTTAATATAAACGGTATTCGAGCGAGGCTGCATCAATTGCAAGCGCTTATCGAAAAACATCAACCAGATGTTATTGGACTACAGGAAATAAAGGTGCATAACGATCAATTTCCTTTAGAGGATGTTGCCGCTATGGGGTATCACGTTTATTTTCACGGACAAAAAGGTCATTACGGTGTGGCAATGTTGTGTAAAGAACAGCCTAGCGACGTGCAGTACGGATTCCCTACAGATGATGAAGAAGCGCAACGACGAATGATTATGGTGACATACCCATTACCCAACGGCGAAAGTGTGCGCGTACTGAATGGATACTTCCCGCAAGGTGAAAATCAAACCCACGAGACCAAATACCCAGCAAAACGTAAATTTTACCAAGATTTAATGGGTTACTTAAATGATAATCACTCACCTGATGAAAATGTCATTGTCATGGGCGATGTGAATATTTCGCATACAGATTTGGATATAGGAATTGGTGAAGAAAACCGTAAACGTTGGTTAAGAACGAAAAAATGTAGCTTCTTACCTGAGGAGCGTGAATGGTTAAATACACTGTTTGACTGGGGTTTCGAGGATGGCTTCAGAACATTAAACCCTGACGGCGGCGAGCAATATAGCTGGTTTGACTATCGTTCTAAGGGATTCAATGATAATCGTGGTTTACGCATAGATTTAATTTTATCCACATCAAAGTTGCACGAAAATCTGAAAGAAGCGGGAATCGACTATGAACTTAGAGGAATTGAAAAGCCTTCTGATCATGCACCTATTTGGGCAACTTACGAGTTTTAA
- the recC gene encoding exodeoxyribonuclease V subunit gamma, which yields MLHLIQSNKMEVLQADLLDKLSPKPSQNSPQAQGNLSALLVPETIIVQSPGMAQWIKIAIAETLGVAANIEFPLPSSYIWQQYKYFFNDLPETSAFTKPNMVWKLMSILEGFLDTPEFTEIKLYLNGDRELKFYQLCQKIADVFDQYQVYRPEWINLWETGENSVDGRLITSHLWQPILWRALVAQTRKLGESVYHRANLHAQLLQKIAESEPAKEQKPLYVFGISTLPQQQLDVFEALAAHRDVFLFWCNPSQHFWGDIVDENTLSRHKLKEGDTQSERSALFDVGNPLLASWGKPGRDYLEMLLASSAESSDIFVEVQPDTLLSWLQHEMYELTMRDTQPPLSADELLTNGVEFPKIEISEDDKSVQIHSCHSKVRELEVLHDHLLSHFSQDAQLKPSDIVVMMPDVAAYAPYIDGVFGSAESELFIPYGISDRNAAQESHIIESFINLLNLHQSRISLSEILVFLEIPAIQKCFDISASEYEDIRDWLIEVGFRWGLSGDDKTRWAVPEESQNTLIFALERLLSGYAMSGEFLFTGRVSEDLPIAPYKDIEGQRAIALGKLYQFALLLQKVLKFCLQSDTLDNKVQQSLSFIELIYSVDENEQVYLNQLRQALESMQDHINQFNQNVCQDVFVAELTQRLQDKGVGQRFLAGKVNFCTLMPMRSIPFKIVCLLGMNDQDYPRQTVPIGFDLMRETQNRRGDRSRRMDDRYLFLEAILSARKELYVSFLGNSSRDNSERNPSILVTELLDYCQQVFCVADTLSLPVEQTQQQLSKHLMQPHGLQPFSKQYFDKSNNLQSYQPIWLKVLNAQMSENLDAHFFTETLPSQLEDNELIVELNDLIAFFQNPPKFFFRQRWRTSLSLYFNELVDEEPFDIDSLTRFQLNDTILDSMLKLQMDEEAFQQQFYQDYLAQGKLPTGAAGPLSFNQIWRSSESLRNQLIENIKAKKASLVEVDQALENGSIQGWLKQIYGTDLVLYRAGKIRGKDMIELWLKWLCYCASSERKSGVARYLNIEKPLELTVVPQAQAIEYLNILFDVFASGLNKPPLFFANSAKKWLETQDIDKTLAEFNGTIFSSGEGQETNIHRVCPDLSANFAEFKQLSEMIFAPIFDYKVSK from the coding sequence GTGCTGCATTTAATTCAGTCAAATAAAATGGAAGTGTTACAGGCTGATTTGTTAGACAAGTTATCACCAAAGCCTTCTCAAAATTCACCTCAAGCACAAGGCAATTTGTCGGCGTTACTCGTCCCAGAAACTATTATTGTGCAAAGCCCAGGAATGGCGCAATGGATTAAAATTGCCATTGCCGAAACCTTAGGGGTAGCAGCCAACATCGAATTTCCACTGCCATCAAGCTATATTTGGCAGCAATATAAATACTTTTTTAATGATTTACCTGAAACTTCTGCATTCACTAAGCCTAATATGGTTTGGAAGTTAATGAGTATTCTCGAGGGCTTTTTAGACACGCCTGAATTTACTGAGATAAAGCTATATCTCAACGGGGACCGCGAGTTAAAGTTCTATCAGCTATGTCAAAAAATTGCAGATGTGTTCGATCAATATCAAGTCTATCGTCCTGAGTGGATTAATCTTTGGGAAACGGGTGAAAATAGCGTTGATGGTAGACTCATCACGTCACATCTTTGGCAACCAATATTATGGCGAGCGCTGGTGGCGCAAACTCGTAAGCTGGGCGAATCTGTCTATCATCGAGCGAACTTGCATGCCCAGTTACTGCAAAAAATAGCAGAAAGTGAGCCAGCTAAGGAGCAAAAACCGCTATACGTGTTTGGCATTTCTACTTTGCCACAGCAGCAATTAGACGTATTTGAAGCATTGGCTGCGCATCGCGATGTATTTTTATTCTGGTGTAATCCGAGTCAACACTTCTGGGGTGACATTGTGGATGAAAATACCTTGAGCCGGCATAAATTGAAAGAAGGCGATACCCAATCTGAGCGCAGTGCATTGTTCGACGTTGGCAATCCTTTATTGGCGAGTTGGGGGAAACCAGGGCGTGATTACTTGGAAATGCTGTTGGCTAGCAGTGCAGAATCGAGTGATATATTTGTCGAGGTGCAACCTGATACGCTATTAAGTTGGTTACAACATGAAATGTATGAGTTAACAATGCGCGATACTCAACCGCCGTTGTCAGCCGATGAACTGTTAACCAATGGTGTGGAATTTCCAAAAATAGAGATATCAGAAGATGACAAATCGGTGCAAATTCATAGTTGTCACTCGAAAGTCAGAGAATTGGAAGTGTTACATGATCATTTGCTGAGCCATTTCTCGCAAGATGCACAACTAAAGCCGTCAGATATAGTGGTGATGATGCCCGATGTCGCAGCCTATGCTCCCTATATCGATGGGGTGTTTGGTAGTGCGGAGTCGGAACTCTTTATTCCTTATGGAATTTCAGACCGTAATGCAGCGCAAGAATCACATATTATTGAAAGCTTTATTAATCTACTCAATTTACATCAGAGTCGAATAAGTCTATCTGAAATATTAGTATTTTTAGAAATCCCCGCAATTCAAAAATGCTTTGATATTTCTGCCAGCGAATACGAAGATATTCGAGATTGGTTAATTGAAGTTGGTTTTCGTTGGGGATTAAGCGGCGATGATAAAACTCGTTGGGCAGTACCTGAAGAATCTCAAAATACGCTAATTTTTGCGCTCGAACGATTGTTATCTGGCTACGCCATGAGCGGTGAATTTTTGTTCACAGGTAGAGTGTCTGAAGATCTTCCAATTGCCCCCTATAAAGATATCGAAGGGCAAAGAGCTATTGCGTTAGGTAAGTTGTACCAATTTGCTTTGCTTCTGCAAAAGGTGCTGAAATTTTGCTTACAAAGCGACACCTTAGATAACAAGGTACAACAAAGTTTGTCGTTCATAGAATTAATTTATTCAGTTGATGAAAACGAACAAGTCTATTTAAACCAATTGCGTCAAGCATTGGAAAGTATGCAAGATCATATAAACCAGTTTAATCAAAACGTTTGTCAGGATGTATTTGTTGCGGAATTGACACAGCGCTTGCAAGACAAAGGAGTAGGGCAGCGGTTTTTAGCCGGTAAAGTTAATTTTTGTACTTTAATGCCGATGCGTAGTATTCCCTTCAAAATAGTTTGTTTGTTGGGGATGAATGACCAGGACTACCCGCGGCAGACTGTGCCAATTGGCTTCGATTTAATGCGTGAAACCCAGAATCGCAGAGGCGATCGCTCCCGCAGAATGGATGATCGTTATCTATTTTTAGAAGCCATTTTATCAGCACGTAAAGAGTTATATGTCAGCTTTCTTGGTAATAGTAGTCGTGATAATTCAGAGCGTAATCCGTCTATTTTAGTAACCGAATTATTGGATTACTGCCAACAGGTATTTTGTGTAGCCGACACATTAAGCCTGCCGGTTGAACAGACCCAGCAACAACTAAGCAAGCATTTAATGCAACCCCATGGACTGCAGCCATTTTCAAAACAGTATTTTGATAAATCCAACAATTTACAGAGTTATCAACCAATTTGGTTAAAAGTACTGAATGCACAAATGTCTGAAAATCTAGATGCCCATTTTTTTACTGAAACCTTGCCAAGTCAACTGGAAGATAATGAACTCATTGTAGAATTGAACGATTTAATCGCCTTTTTCCAGAATCCGCCCAAATTTTTCTTTCGCCAACGTTGGCGCACCAGTTTGTCACTTTACTTTAATGAGTTAGTCGATGAAGAACCTTTTGATATAGATTCATTAACTCGGTTTCAATTAAACGACACTATTTTAGATAGTATGTTAAAACTTCAAATGGACGAAGAAGCCTTCCAACAACAGTTCTATCAGGATTATTTGGCACAAGGCAAGTTGCCCACCGGTGCTGCTGGCCCATTAAGTTTCAATCAAATTTGGCGCTCATCTGAGAGTCTACGTAATCAATTGATAGAGAATATTAAAGCCAAAAAAGCAAGCTTGGTAGAGGTTGACCAAGCCCTAGAAAACGGCTCTATACAAGGTTGGCTAAAACAGATCTACGGTACAGATTTAGTGTTATATCGAGCCGGTAAAATACGTGGTAAAGATATGATTGAATTATGGTTGAAATGGCTATGTTATTGCGCATCATCGGAGCGAAAAAGTGGTGTCGCTCGATATCTTAATATTGAGAAACCATTAGAATTGACTGTTGTACCTCAAGCCCAAGCAATAGAATATTTAAATATTCTATTCGATGTATTTGCCTCTGGTCTTAATAAACCCCCTTTGTTTTTTGCCAATAGCGCAAAAAAATGGCTGGAAACTCAAGATATAGATAAAACCTTAGCTGAGTTTAATGGCACTATTTTTAGCTC